A window of the Citrus sinensis cultivar Valencia sweet orange chromosome 9, DVS_A1.0, whole genome shotgun sequence genome harbors these coding sequences:
- the LOC112499575 gene encoding protein yippee-like PJ691.02 → MAANMHFFEQPPYYICRTCGTQITLGANITHYHTNTSLSIVADFRVNMVVVLPPLLNRFGPFLSEAVNCCNCRTIIGWYILQVDPTYDWGHMMPGSYVFDLAMLHYVGPAVVIQDDPHPNQNNGLQANADDPHPNQNNGQQQNAGPMQNGD, encoded by the exons ATGGCCGCCAATATGCATTTCTTCGAGCAACCCCCGTACTACATTTGCAGAACTTGCGGCACCCAGATCACATTGGGAGCCAATATAACCCATTAT CACACTAATACTAGCCTCAGTATTGTTGCTGATTTTAG AGTGAATATGGTGGTAGTCTTGCCCCCACTTCTTAATCGCTTTGGACCTTTTTTGTCAGAGGCTGTCAACTGTTGTAATTGCAGGACAATTATTGGCTGGTACATT TTGCAAGTTGATCCAACGTACGATTGGGGACACATGATGCCAGGTTCCTATGTGTTTGATTTGGCTATGCTGCACTATGTTGGACCAGCTGTTGTGATCCAAGATGATCCACACCCCAATCAGAATAATGGTCTGCAGGCGAATGCTGATGATCCACACCCCAATCAGAATAATGGTCAGCAGCAGAATGCTGGTCCAATGCAGAACGGCGATTAG